From Candidatus Methylomirabilota bacterium, the proteins below share one genomic window:
- a CDS encoding zinc-binding dehydrogenase, protein MRAVVFHGPDDLRHEELPVPEPAAGELVVRIDAALTCGTDVKTLRRGHPVMIPKIPTVFGHELAGTVTAAGAGVRRFREGDRVVAANSAPCGDCRLCLAGRPNLCEDLLFVNGAYGEFIALPPRLVAKNVVPLGRGLSAARAAFAEPLACALLGVERARVESGQTVVIFGVGPLGCLLGLAAVARKARVVLVGKAGWRLDRVRELGIGECLDATGTEDVVGAIRSLTGGRGAEVAIDATGHPEVWEEAVDATGRGGSVVFFGGCAPGTSITLDTRRAHYEELTLLGAFHHTPELIRRAVDLMESGVLVPDGLITHRMPLEAVRQALDLMAKGEALKVLIEP, encoded by the coding sequence GTGAGGGCGGTCGTCTTCCACGGTCCCGACGACCTCCGGCACGAGGAGCTTCCCGTGCCCGAGCCCGCCGCGGGCGAGCTCGTGGTCCGGATCGACGCCGCCCTCACCTGCGGCACCGACGTGAAGACGCTCCGCCGCGGCCATCCGGTGATGATCCCGAAGATCCCCACCGTCTTCGGCCACGAGCTCGCCGGCACGGTGACCGCCGCGGGCGCGGGAGTCCGGCGCTTCAGGGAGGGCGACCGGGTCGTCGCGGCGAACTCGGCGCCGTGCGGCGACTGCCGGCTCTGCCTCGCGGGCCGACCGAACCTGTGCGAGGACCTCCTGTTCGTCAACGGCGCCTACGGCGAGTTCATCGCCCTGCCCCCGCGTCTCGTCGCGAAGAACGTCGTGCCCCTGGGACGCGGGCTCTCCGCGGCGCGCGCGGCGTTCGCCGAGCCGCTCGCGTGCGCGCTCCTCGGCGTCGAGCGCGCGCGGGTCGAGTCCGGTCAGACGGTGGTGATCTTCGGCGTGGGCCCCCTCGGCTGTCTCCTGGGCCTCGCGGCGGTCGCCCGGAAGGCGCGGGTCGTGCTCGTGGGCAAGGCCGGGTGGCGGCTCGACCGGGTCCGCGAGCTCGGCATCGGGGAGTGCCTCGACGCGACCGGAACCGAGGACGTCGTCGGCGCCATCCGCAGCCTGACCGGAGGCCGCGGCGCCGAGGTCGCGATCGACGCGACGGGGCACCCGGAGGTGTGGGAAGAGGCCGTGGACGCGACGGGCCGCGGGGGCAGCGTGGTATTCTTTGGAGGCTGTGCGCCCGGCACGTCGATCACGTTGGACACGCGCCGGGCGCATTACGAAGAGTTGACGCTCCTGGGGGCGTTCCATCACACGCCCGAGCTGATCCGCCGGGCGGTGGACCTCATGGAGTCCGGGGTGCTGGTGCCCGACGGCCTGATCACCCACCGGATGCCGCTCGAGGCCGTCAGGCAGGCGCTCGACCTCATGGCAAAGGGCGAGGCGCTCAAGGTGCTCATCGAACCGTGA
- a CDS encoding alcohol dehydrogenase catalytic domain-containing protein, which produces MKAAVLREGGRLAAEEWPRPVIGEGEVLLRLKGCGLCGSDIAKIVDPRTRVPAVLGHEVVGEVAALGAGVAGCAIGDRVVAAHHVPCGDCHYCRRGSESMCAAFKASNLDPGGFAEYVRVPAPNVRHAMFRVPRHVSDEAASFVEPLACCLRALRRARIEPGDTTVVLGLGSIGCLFVRLLAHAGVTVVGCDPIAERADVAKRMGAAAAGPAEVAAAAQRELSEGRGADQVIVTGGGSEVLPWAAEILRDGGSVHYFAGGAGDALPIRLDTLYHRELTVTATYSSSPADLAEAFRLIASGAVAPERLVTHRISLGGLHRGVDLMRRREALKVYVTP; this is translated from the coding sequence ATGAAGGCCGCGGTCCTGCGTGAGGGCGGCAGGCTCGCCGCCGAGGAGTGGCCGCGCCCGGTCATCGGCGAGGGCGAGGTGCTGCTGCGCCTCAAGGGCTGCGGGCTCTGCGGCTCGGACATCGCGAAGATCGTGGACCCGCGGACGCGGGTGCCCGCCGTGCTCGGCCACGAGGTCGTCGGCGAGGTGGCGGCGCTCGGCGCGGGCGTCGCCGGCTGCGCGATCGGCGACCGGGTCGTCGCCGCCCACCACGTGCCGTGCGGCGACTGCCACTACTGCCGCCGCGGCAGCGAGTCCATGTGCGCGGCCTTCAAGGCGTCGAACCTCGACCCGGGGGGCTTCGCCGAGTACGTCCGCGTCCCCGCGCCGAACGTCCGGCACGCGATGTTCCGCGTGCCCCGACACGTGAGTGACGAGGCGGCGTCGTTCGTCGAGCCGCTGGCCTGCTGCCTCCGGGCGCTGCGGCGCGCGCGCATCGAGCCGGGCGACACCACCGTGGTCCTCGGGCTCGGCTCGATCGGCTGCCTGTTCGTACGGCTCCTCGCCCACGCGGGCGTCACCGTCGTCGGCTGCGACCCGATCGCCGAGCGCGCCGACGTCGCCAAGCGCATGGGCGCGGCCGCGGCCGGGCCCGCGGAGGTCGCGGCGGCGGCGCAGCGCGAGCTCTCCGAGGGACGCGGCGCCGACCAGGTCATCGTCACCGGCGGCGGCTCCGAGGTCCTGCCGTGGGCCGCCGAGATCCTGCGCGACGGCGGGAGCGTCCACTACTTCGCCGGCGGCGCGGGGGACGCCCTGCCGATCCGGCTCGACACGCTCTACCATCGCGAGCTGACGGTCACCGCGACCTACTCGTCCTCGCCCGCCGACCTCGCCGAGGCGTTCCGGCTGATCGCGAGCGGCGCGGTCGCGCCCGAGCGGCTCGTCACGCACCGGATCTCGCTCGGCGGGCTCCACCGCGGCGTGGACCTGATGCGCCGCCGCGAGGCGCTCAAGGTGTACGTGACGCCGTGA
- the hpnD gene encoding presqualene diphosphate synthase HpnD yields MIADLAARLTRKSRSNFYYAFLTLPRPRREALYAVYAFCRTVDDVADLGAARETDVAARRRELGRWRDEVARCYAPDGAPEHPLARRLQAAVRAFAIPRDALLAIVDGVEMDLDRVAYETAEDLRPYCYRVASAVGLCCIEIFGYTDPRARDYAIHLGTALQLTNIIRDVGADARDGRVYVPQEDLRKFGVTFEDLRAGRHTDRFVALMTHQAERARRFYRLARASFPAADARALVPAEIMGRIYQALLEEIEARRFQVFGERIVVPTARKVAIAVRCWVGARFGRPAQERAA; encoded by the coding sequence ATGATCGCCGACCTCGCCGCGCGTCTCACCCGGAAGAGCCGCTCGAACTTCTACTACGCGTTCCTCACGCTGCCGCGGCCGCGACGCGAGGCCCTCTACGCCGTCTACGCGTTCTGCCGGACGGTGGACGACGTCGCGGACCTCGGCGCCGCCCGCGAGACCGACGTCGCCGCGCGGCGCCGCGAGCTTGGGCGCTGGCGCGACGAGGTCGCGCGCTGCTACGCGCCCGACGGCGCGCCCGAGCACCCGCTCGCGCGGCGGCTCCAGGCGGCGGTGCGCGCGTTCGCGATCCCGCGCGACGCGCTGCTGGCGATCGTCGACGGCGTCGAGATGGACCTCGACCGCGTCGCGTACGAGACCGCCGAGGACCTCCGGCCCTACTGCTACCGTGTCGCCTCCGCCGTCGGCCTCTGCTGCATCGAGATCTTCGGCTACACGGACCCCCGCGCGCGCGACTACGCGATCCACCTCGGCACGGCGCTCCAGCTCACGAACATCATCCGCGACGTCGGCGCCGACGCGCGGGACGGGCGCGTCTACGTCCCGCAGGAGGACCTCCGGAAGTTCGGCGTGACGTTCGAGGACCTGCGCGCGGGCCGGCACACGGACCGGTTCGTGGCGCTCATGACCCACCAGGCGGAGCGGGCGCGGCGTTTCTACCGGCTTGCGCGCGCGAGCTTCCCGGCGGCCGACGCGCGCGCCCTGGTGCCCGCCGAGATCATGGGGCGGATCTACCAGGCGCTCCTCGAGGAGATCGAGGCGCGACGCTTCCAGGTCTTCGGGGAGCGCATCGTCGTGCCGACGGCGCGGAAAGTCGCGATTGCCGTTCGCTGCTGGGTCGGGGCGCGGTTCGGCCGCCCGGCCCAGGAGCGCGCCGCGTGA
- the hpnA gene encoding hopanoid-associated sugar epimerase: MTRALVTGGTGFVGANLVRELLHDGRAVRVLARPRGDRRALAGLDVEIAEGDLLDPASLRRAVRGADTVFHVAADYRLWARDPGELHRANVGGTRAVLEAAAEHGVRRVVYTSTVGALGLPKDGAPGTEDTPVSLRDMVGPYKTSKFLAEQVALGFAQQGLPVVIVNPSAPVGPWDVKPTPTGRMVADFLDGKMFATLDTGLNLVHVRDVARGHILAAERGRVGEKYILGNANLSLAEIGLLLSEITGIRPPRLRIPYAVAWLAALSMEAAARVTGGVPRVPLTAVRMARKRMYFSPAKAVRELGLPQTDVRVALGDAAEWFSAHGYVKLGARKTA; this comes from the coding sequence ATGACCCGGGCGCTCGTCACCGGGGGCACCGGCTTCGTCGGGGCGAACCTGGTCCGCGAGCTCCTCCACGACGGCCGTGCGGTGCGCGTCCTCGCGCGGCCGCGGGGCGACCGGCGGGCGCTCGCCGGGCTAGACGTCGAGATCGCCGAGGGCGACCTCCTCGATCCCGCCTCGCTGCGCCGGGCGGTGCGGGGCGCCGACACGGTCTTCCACGTCGCGGCGGACTATCGCCTCTGGGCCCGCGACCCGGGGGAGCTCCATCGCGCCAACGTCGGCGGCACCCGCGCCGTCCTCGAGGCGGCTGCCGAGCACGGCGTGCGCCGCGTCGTCTACACGTCGACCGTCGGCGCGCTCGGGCTGCCGAAGGACGGCGCCCCGGGCACGGAGGACACGCCGGTCTCGCTGCGCGACATGGTCGGCCCCTACAAGACCTCGAAGTTCCTCGCCGAGCAGGTGGCCCTCGGTTTCGCCCAGCAGGGGCTCCCGGTCGTGATCGTGAACCCCTCGGCGCCGGTCGGCCCCTGGGACGTGAAGCCCACGCCGACGGGCCGGATGGTGGCGGATTTCCTCGACGGCAAGATGTTCGCGACGCTCGACACGGGGCTCAACCTCGTCCACGTGCGCGACGTCGCGCGCGGCCACATCCTCGCGGCCGAGCGCGGCCGCGTCGGCGAGAAGTACATCCTCGGCAACGCGAACCTCTCGCTCGCGGAGATCGGCCTGCTCCTGTCGGAGATCACCGGCATCCGCCCGCCGCGCCTGCGTATCCCGTACGCGGTCGCGTGGCTGGCGGCCCTGTCCATGGAGGCCGCCGCGCGCGTGACGGGTGGCGTGCCGAGGGTGCCGCTCACCGCGGTGCGCATGGCCCGGAAGCGCATGTACTTCAGCCCGGCGAAGGCGGTGCGGGAGCTCGGCCTGCCGCAGACCGACGTGCGCGTGGCGCTCGGCGACGCGGCCGAGTGGTTTTCCGCGCACGGCTATGTCAAGCTCGGGGCGAGGAAGACGGCATGA